One window of the Cardiocondyla obscurior isolate alpha-2009 linkage group LG05, Cobs3.1, whole genome shotgun sequence genome contains the following:
- the Snrnp-u1-c gene encoding U1 small nuclear ribonucleoprotein C, producing MPKYYCDYCDTYLTHDSPSVRKTHCQGRKHKDNVKYFYQKWMEEQAQHLIDATTAAFKAGKIASNPFAANKGAAIPPPPNLGSNLGSRSAVPPQGPPGMMPPPGMHPAGPMGPGGPMMMGPHGPMPPPMMGMRPPMMGPMGPMGPMMGPIGPMGHMRPPMNGPPPPMV from the exons ATGCCGAAATACTATTGCGATTATTGCGATACTTATCTGACACATGATTCACCGAGCGTACGAAAGACCCATTGCCAGGGTCGCAAGCACAAGGATAACGTAAAGTATTTCTATCAAAAATGGATGGAGGAACAAGCCCAGCATCTTATTGATGCAACAACGGCTGCTTTTAAAGCTGGGAAAATTGCCTCTAATCCTTTTGCGGCCAACAAGGGCGCGGCAATACCACCGCCACCAAATCTCGGTTCCAACCTTGGATCAAGATCTGCAGTACCACCTCAAGGGCCTCCAGGAATGATGCCACCACCGGGTATGCACCCAGCTGGACCAATGGGGCCAGGAGGCCCGATGATGATGGGACCACATGGACCGATGCCACCCCCTATGATGGGTATGAGACCACCTATGATGGGACCGATGGGACCAATGGGTCCTATGATGGGTCCTATAGGTCCTATGGGACACATGAGACCACCGATGAATGGACCTCCACCTCCAATG GTATGA